The Rhodococcus triatomae genome includes a window with the following:
- a CDS encoding ribonuclease HI yields the protein MHAVIHTRTVSGLADDAHTVAALAWSAADGEHRSQLFIRPGASCEARYAAGLDAFEMALALCETNDDTVMLHINDHGLRANIDMVLDAFPHIHLAHGTRGNLLALLETAMHRIDEHTHVAAAVHHERLERARIERAQALAELPELVIATDASKATHRRGAGIAYATADGRYRQEFLSGVRHISVGELLAIEAAVADFPGRRLHILTDSRDAMQAIGVEWEPRWRVTGETATLGARIRALMSGRDVRISWVKGHSGHELNEIADRLAVAARRHHESKVPAASRRSVADNIVAPLRAAHVQAAA from the coding sequence ATGCACGCTGTCATCCACACCCGTACCGTCTCCGGACTTGCCGATGACGCCCACACGGTGGCTGCGTTGGCCTGGTCCGCTGCCGACGGCGAACACCGCAGCCAGCTCTTCATCCGGCCCGGCGCCTCCTGCGAAGCCCGCTACGCCGCCGGACTCGACGCCTTCGAAATGGCTCTCGCACTGTGCGAGACGAACGACGACACGGTGATGCTCCACATCAACGACCACGGACTGCGCGCCAACATCGACATGGTTCTCGACGCCTTTCCCCACATCCACCTGGCGCACGGAACCAGAGGCAACCTGCTCGCCCTGCTGGAGACCGCCATGCACCGAATCGACGAGCACACCCATGTTGCCGCTGCCGTGCATCACGAGCGGCTCGAGCGGGCCCGGATCGAGCGAGCCCAGGCCCTGGCGGAGCTGCCCGAGCTCGTCATCGCGACCGATGCATCCAAGGCAACGCATCGCCGCGGCGCCGGCATCGCCTACGCGACGGCAGACGGCCGATACCGGCAGGAGTTCCTATCTGGTGTCCGGCACATCTCCGTCGGGGAACTACTCGCCATCGAGGCGGCCGTCGCCGACTTCCCCGGACGTAGACTCCACATCCTCACCGACAGCCGAGACGCGATGCAGGCGATCGGCGTGGAATGGGAGCCGCGCTGGCGGGTCACCGGCGAGACGGCCACGCTGGGGGCACGGATCCGCGCGCTGATGAGTGGTCGGGACGTGCGGATCAGCTGGGTCAAGGGCCATTCCGGGCACGAGCTCAACGAGATCGCGGACCGACTTGCTGTCGCCGCGCGCCGTCACCACGAGTCCAAGGTTCCGGCAGCAAGCCGACGATCCGTGGCGGACAACATCGTCGCGCCCCTGCGTGCAGCCCACGTACAGGCCGCCGCATGA
- a CDS encoding class I SAM-dependent DNA methyltransferase → MPPRKKSASSAPSTMKELKDTLWKAADKLRGSMDASQYKDIILGLVFLKYVSDAFEERRAQIHDEMVAEGLDEDAIVELVDVPDEYVGGSVFWVPAPSRWSYLAENAKGIQESSSADAKTIGQVVDDAMRELVAANPTLEGITQTSFNSPAVDQRRLGELIDLLGDTRFTGHGATKARDLMGEVYEYFLEKFARAEGKRGGEFYTPPGVVRVLVEVLEPYGGRVYDPCCGSGGMFVQTEKFIERHGGSPTEAAVYGQESNQRTWQMAKMNLAIHGITANLGGKWDDTFAHDRHPDLLADYVLANPPFNIKDWARREDDKRWRFGVPPSGNANYAWIQHIVSKLAERGSAGIVMANGSMSSNSGGEGEIRAQLVEADLVSCVVALPTQLFRSTGIPVCVWFLARDKSAGPKGSVDRQGQVLFIDARNLGYMVDRAERALSGEDIAKIAGAFHAWRGTESAGDAVYKDEPGFCYSASLAEIKEAGYALTPGRYVGAPQLEDDGEPIGEKIERLTKELFAQFEESDRLQAVVREQLGRVLS, encoded by the coding sequence ATGCCACCGAGGAAGAAGTCCGCGTCGTCGGCGCCGTCGACGATGAAGGAGCTCAAGGACACGCTCTGGAAGGCCGCGGACAAGCTGCGTGGGTCGATGGACGCCTCCCAGTACAAGGACATCATCTTGGGGCTGGTGTTCCTCAAGTACGTGTCGGACGCATTCGAGGAGCGTCGCGCCCAGATCCACGACGAGATGGTTGCGGAGGGCTTGGACGAGGACGCGATCGTCGAACTCGTCGACGTGCCCGACGAGTACGTCGGTGGCAGCGTGTTCTGGGTGCCCGCACCGTCCCGGTGGTCCTATCTCGCCGAGAATGCGAAGGGCATCCAGGAGAGCAGTTCCGCAGATGCGAAGACCATCGGCCAGGTGGTGGACGATGCGATGCGCGAGCTGGTTGCGGCCAATCCGACGCTCGAGGGCATCACCCAGACGTCGTTCAACAGCCCCGCGGTCGACCAGCGTCGGCTGGGCGAGCTGATCGACCTGCTCGGCGATACGCGGTTCACCGGTCACGGGGCGACCAAGGCCCGCGACCTGATGGGTGAGGTGTACGAGTACTTCCTGGAGAAGTTCGCCCGTGCCGAGGGGAAGCGTGGTGGCGAGTTCTACACCCCGCCGGGCGTGGTGCGGGTGCTGGTGGAGGTGCTCGAGCCGTACGGTGGGCGCGTATACGACCCGTGCTGTGGGTCGGGTGGCATGTTCGTGCAGACGGAGAAGTTCATCGAGCGGCACGGCGGTAGCCCCACCGAGGCTGCGGTGTACGGGCAGGAGTCCAATCAGCGGACGTGGCAGATGGCGAAGATGAACCTCGCCATTCACGGCATCACCGCCAATCTCGGTGGCAAGTGGGACGATACGTTTGCCCACGACCGGCACCCGGATCTGCTGGCCGACTACGTGCTGGCGAATCCTCCGTTCAACATCAAGGATTGGGCCCGCCGCGAGGACGACAAGCGCTGGCGCTTCGGCGTTCCGCCGTCCGGCAACGCGAACTATGCGTGGATCCAGCACATCGTGTCGAAGCTGGCCGAGCGTGGCAGTGCCGGCATCGTCATGGCCAACGGCTCGATGTCCTCGAACTCTGGCGGCGAGGGCGAGATCCGGGCCCAGCTGGTCGAGGCCGATCTGGTGTCGTGCGTGGTGGCGTTGCCAACCCAACTGTTCCGCAGCACCGGCATCCCGGTGTGCGTGTGGTTCCTGGCGCGGGACAAGAGCGCCGGGCCGAAGGGGTCGGTCGACCGGCAGGGCCAGGTGTTGTTCATCGACGCCCGCAATCTCGGCTACATGGTCGATCGTGCCGAGCGGGCGCTGTCCGGGGAGGATATCGCGAAGATTGCCGGTGCGTTCCATGCCTGGCGCGGAACGGAATCCGCCGGTGATGCGGTGTACAAGGACGAACCGGGATTCTGCTACTCGGCCTCACTCGCCGAGATCAAAGAGGCCGGCTATGCGTTGACCCCCGGCCGGTACGTCGGTGCCCCGCAGCTCGAGGACGACGGCGAACCCATCGGCGAGAAGATCGAGCGCCTGACGAAGGAACTGTTCGCGCAGTTCGAGGAGTCGGACCGGTTGCAGGCGGTTGTGCGTGAGCAGCTGGGGCGGGTGTTGTCGTGA
- a CDS encoding DUF3558 family protein: MTHSRSLAAVGALGLLTVTALTACGTDTDSPTTTTTSAAPIPITYHPCDDLSFDALAQVGFDLEHDRTDRQNPISHGCTFAHIDPGYGATFSARGMTFDSVLADERLVEYNRTTINGRDVSIAEFTGGSNCFATMDIEPGVFQFSVTYSPTSGYPDRYVTTIEQACSEAERILTALAPHLPDRL, encoded by the coding sequence GTGACCCACTCGCGCTCCCTCGCCGCCGTCGGCGCACTCGGCCTCCTCACCGTCACCGCACTCACCGCCTGCGGCACCGATACCGACTCGCCCACCACCACAACCACCAGCGCGGCACCGATCCCGATCACCTACCACCCCTGCGACGACCTCTCCTTCGACGCACTCGCACAGGTCGGGTTCGACCTCGAGCACGACCGCACCGACCGACAGAACCCGATCTCACACGGGTGCACCTTCGCCCACATCGACCCCGGCTACGGCGCCACCTTCTCCGCCAGAGGAATGACCTTCGACAGCGTCCTCGCCGACGAACGACTCGTCGAATACAACCGCACCACCATCAACGGACGCGACGTGTCGATCGCCGAATTCACCGGCGGCTCCAACTGCTTCGCCACCATGGACATCGAACCCGGCGTCTTCCAGTTCTCCGTCACCTACTCCCCCACATCTGGATACCCCGACCGATACGTCACCACCATCGAGCAGGCCTGCAGTGAAGCCGAACGCATCCTCACCGCACTCGCACCCCACCTCCCCGACCGCCTATAG
- a CDS encoding DUF3558 family protein, with the protein MHTTSADREPRRLPLDRNQPVTHPRTLAVFGALGLLTVTTLTACGSDTDSPTTTTTSAAPIPITYHPCDDLSFDALAQVGFDLEHDRTDRQNPISHECTFAHIDPGYGATFAAMGRAFEDVVADERLEEKKRIQINGRDVSIADFTVGSNCFATMDIEPGVFQFSVTYSPTSGYPDRYVATIEQACSEAERILTALAPHLPDRL; encoded by the coding sequence GTGCACACAACGTCCGCGGATCGCGAACCTCGGCGGCTACCACTCGATCGGAACCAACCAGTGACCCACCCCCGCACCCTCGCCGTCTTCGGCGCACTCGGCCTCCTCACCGTCACGACACTCACCGCCTGCGGCAGCGACACCGACTCGCCCACCACCACAACCACCAGCGCGGCACCGATCCCGATCACCTACCACCCCTGCGACGACCTCTCCTTCGACGCACTCGCACAGGTCGGGTTCGACCTCGAGCACGACCGCACCGACCGACAGAACCCGATCTCACACGAGTGCACCTTCGCCCACATCGACCCCGGCTACGGCGCCACCTTCGCCGCCATGGGAAGAGCCTTCGAGGACGTCGTGGCCGACGAACGCCTCGAAGAAAAGAAGCGCATCCAGATCAACGGACGCGACGTGTCCATCGCCGACTTCACCGTCGGCTCCAACTGCTTCGCCACCATGGACATCGAACCCGGCGTCTTCCAGTTCTCCGTCACCTACTCCCCCACATCGGGATACCCCGACCGATACGTCGCCACCATCGAACAGGCCTGCAGCGAAGCCGAACGCATCCTCACCGCACTCGCACCCCACCTCCCCGACCGGCTCTAG
- a CDS encoding ISAs1 family transposase gives MPAGTVSPIDPCLDQLTRFVGGVVDEKQVPRLMTALEVVPDPRDRRGRRYSLPSLIAIALCAVAAGARSYSSIADWAVAAPREVLVRLGIRFRVPSEATIRQVLGRVEGDGLDLVLGRYLSDAGDNDSGGERVAVAVDGKTVRGARAGEESAPHLVSAVTHTGGVVLGQCRTADKSNEISAVRRLLRGIDLVGAVVTVDAMHTQKATARCLRERCRAEYVMVVKANQPGLLARIRELPWEQVPVVWSDPLERGHGREEARIYKIVTVTRGLRFPYAQQVIEITRRRRRIGADRWSIEVVYAICSLPCEQAPPKLLARWIRGHWSIENRVHWVRDVTFDEDRSTVRAGHGPQVMATLRNTAISLHRRAGQSNIAQACRRVAVNPHRAVDLVLRS, from the coding sequence ATGCCCGCCGGGACAGTGTCCCCGATCGACCCATGCCTTGACCAGCTGACCCGGTTTGTCGGTGGTGTCGTCGACGAGAAGCAGGTGCCGCGGTTGATGACTGCACTCGAAGTGGTGCCCGATCCGCGGGATCGTCGCGGTCGCCGGTACTCGCTGCCCTCGTTGATCGCGATTGCCCTGTGTGCGGTTGCCGCGGGCGCTCGGTCGTATTCGAGTATCGCGGATTGGGCCGTAGCTGCTCCGCGGGAGGTGTTGGTGCGCTTGGGTATCCGGTTCCGTGTGCCGAGCGAGGCCACGATCCGGCAGGTCCTCGGACGGGTCGAGGGGGATGGGTTGGATCTGGTGCTGGGCCGCTACCTGTCCGATGCCGGCGATAATGACAGCGGCGGCGAGCGGGTGGCAGTGGCTGTCGACGGTAAAACTGTCCGCGGTGCACGAGCCGGCGAGGAGTCGGCCCCGCACCTGGTTTCGGCGGTCACCCATACCGGTGGTGTGGTACTCGGGCAGTGCCGCACCGCGGACAAGTCCAACGAGATATCCGCTGTCCGAAGGTTGCTGCGAGGAATCGACCTGGTCGGTGCGGTCGTCACCGTCGATGCCATGCACACGCAGAAGGCCACTGCCCGGTGTCTGCGTGAGCGGTGTCGGGCCGAGTACGTGATGGTTGTCAAGGCGAACCAGCCTGGGCTGCTCGCCCGGATCCGGGAGCTGCCGTGGGAGCAGGTGCCGGTGGTGTGGTCCGACCCGCTCGAACGTGGTCACGGTCGTGAGGAGGCGCGGATCTACAAGATCGTCACCGTCACCCGTGGTCTTCGATTCCCGTACGCGCAGCAGGTGATCGAGATCACTCGCCGTCGCCGCCGGATCGGTGCCGACCGGTGGAGCATCGAGGTTGTGTACGCGATCTGCTCGTTGCCCTGTGAGCAGGCGCCACCGAAGCTGCTCGCGAGGTGGATCCGCGGGCATTGGTCGATCGAGAACAGGGTCCATTGGGTACGGGACGTGACGTTCGACGAAGACCGCTCCACGGTCCGTGCCGGTCACGGACCGCAGGTGATGGCGACGCTGCGGAATACAGCGATCAGCCTTCATCGACGGGCGGGGCAGTCGAATATCGCCCAGGCCTGCCGACGTGTCGCGGTAAACCCGCATCGTGCTGTCGACCTGGTCTTGAGATCCTGA